The following proteins are co-located in the Phreatobacter oligotrophus genome:
- a CDS encoding class I SAM-dependent methyltransferase gives MTIAAATRFWDRIAERYAADPIKDMAGYERTLERTAALLKPSDSVVEIGCGTGTTALRLAPSVSRIIASDVSPAMIAIARKKAEAQGCANVTFEARAAEEPGGPAGLHDAVLAFNLLHLVADRAAVLAEAHRLLKPGRLFISKTPCLKEMNPLIRLAIPVMQLIGKAPPVDVFGAAELEAAVAAAGFTIIERGRHGSGRTDPRIFLVARRD, from the coding sequence ATGACCATTGCCGCCGCCACGCGCTTCTGGGACCGCATCGCCGAACGCTATGCCGCCGATCCGATAAAGGATATGGCGGGCTATGAGCGCACGCTGGAGCGGACGGCGGCCCTGCTCAAGCCAAGCGACAGCGTCGTCGAGATCGGCTGCGGTACGGGCACCACCGCGCTCAGGCTGGCGCCCTCCGTCTCGCGGATCATCGCCAGCGATGTCTCCCCGGCGATGATCGCCATCGCCCGGAAGAAGGCCGAGGCCCAGGGCTGCGCCAACGTCACCTTCGAGGCGCGTGCCGCCGAGGAGCCGGGTGGCCCGGCGGGGCTTCACGACGCGGTCCTGGCCTTCAATCTCCTGCATCTGGTCGCCGATCGCGCCGCCGTGCTCGCCGAGGCCCATCGGCTCCTCAAGCCCGGCAGGCTGTTCATCTCCAAGACGCCGTGCCTCAAGGAGATGAACCCGCTCATTCGCCTCGCCATCCCGGTCATGCAGCTGATCGGCAAGGCGCCGCCGGTCGATGTTTTCGGGGCCGCCGAGCTCGAAGCCGCGGTGGCCGCCGCCGGCTTCACCATCATCGAGCGGGGCCGCCACGGGTCGGGACGAACCGATCCGCGCATCTTCCTCGTCGCGCGGCGCGACTAG
- a CDS encoding translocation/assembly module TamB domain-containing protein, with protein sequence MTTRTRTLFALLLLAVLVTGAALLLGPTRPQAQEDQGVLAGFISRTLSSPGSTVAIGAVEGPLSSDAMIRNVTIADRDGVYLRIDTIRLVWRRVALLSRRLEIQNLEIGRVELLRRPVADPSAAPPPSDGPLLPELPVKVEIGKFAIGEFILGEPVLGVAARFTAAGTASLGRAAEGLNADVQVRRTDAPGLSAIKLGFVPSSQQLDLSVQHDEPAGGILARLANLPGLPPVKLDLAGTGRLDDWRGRIAFDAGPDINARGDAILSRDAQIRRLGLRLDARIENLLPPGVSTVFAGATKLEGRIVFGDDGGYAIEAFRLASDIAELTAAGYLTARNELNVTARGRALPNAGGATARGSARIERLIFDMSAMGALDAPRVEGKLNLAGLDGPGAKIGSMSALIAAEPEAAGSKRYRVDADGAVEGLVLADAGVSEAIGPRASVKLRAVVTEEAITDVSEFTLASPNLRLAFTGRSGAKLLEGQVQADILRLSALSRLAGRPLSGQGYVAATLSGDPSQGLTRAVLNGRATELALGHPVADRVIGRQASLAGTIIRRRAVMTFEGVTLSGRHVTAGLDGTMGDGRIAMRAALALPDLSQVDGQLAGAGRADATLSGDLIDPDMVLRLAAPNARALNRPIRDLALSIDAKTIASRPALTLTGRGDIDGKPLTADAVARSEGAGWVLDRLALRLGSVTAEGQGRTGPGKLARGRMTIAAGDLDDLSPLVLTRLSGSLRATLVADATGGRQSIAVQGDGQRLVFGAASLNILRADLRGDDLYGRPRLQGEATVDRLVAGGETVERIELKATGSGEATDLTLAARARGFLLASNGRLIPGSPNRLDLASFTATRQGARIALARPATLTFEGAEIRTERLTLALQGGEVEVTGTLGAQLDATVQARRVPLAAIDILAPGTGLAGTLDARATLRGPAAAPRGPFKATVRGFAAPATRNAGVPALDITARGEARGERASLDATINGGRTIALTVAGSVPMTATGALDLAVRGTLDAALANAQLAGSGQRVTGRLAVDGALRGTATRPDIQGAATLSGGSFSDPLNGIAFTAIEGRVTGRGTDIVVERLTARAKNGGTVALTGRVSADPLRNFPADLKVTARNAELVSSDVMQMTASLDLAVTGPLATTPRLSGRIDVATIEVRVPDRLPSNAEPLRDARHVGAPAQTRARLAQLARQRAAAATRGRAPFNATLDVVLDAPGRVFVRGRGIDAELGGELRLAGTTRDMRANGAFEMRRGRLSLLTQRLDFTRGRVTFGGGDLVPDLDFVAETRATDITASIGITGRATQPEFTLTSTPTLPQDEVLSRLLFQRAAAGLSPFQAVQLAQAVAILSGSGGADAFEATRRALGVDNLDVTTGASGPTVGVSRAINERVRVGVRTGAKPENSAIGVDIDLTRRIRIQTEIGADGRAAAGIGAEVEW encoded by the coding sequence ATGACGACCCGGACCCGCACCCTCTTCGCCCTTCTGCTCCTCGCCGTGCTGGTGACAGGCGCCGCGCTGCTGCTGGGGCCGACCCGCCCGCAGGCGCAGGAAGACCAGGGCGTCCTTGCCGGCTTCATCTCGCGCACCCTGTCCTCGCCGGGATCGACAGTCGCCATCGGCGCGGTGGAGGGACCGCTCTCCTCCGACGCGATGATCCGCAACGTCACGATTGCTGATCGCGATGGCGTCTACCTGCGCATCGACACGATCCGCCTCGTCTGGCGGCGGGTGGCGCTGCTGTCGCGACGGCTGGAGATCCAGAACCTCGAGATCGGCCGTGTCGAGCTCCTGCGCCGGCCGGTGGCCGATCCCTCGGCCGCCCCGCCGCCGAGCGATGGACCGCTGCTGCCCGAGCTGCCGGTGAAGGTGGAGATCGGCAAATTCGCCATCGGCGAGTTCATCCTGGGCGAGCCCGTCCTCGGCGTCGCCGCCCGCTTCACCGCCGCAGGCACGGCCTCCCTCGGACGCGCGGCCGAGGGCCTCAATGCCGATGTCCAGGTCCGCCGCACCGATGCGCCCGGCCTCTCCGCCATCAAGCTCGGCTTCGTGCCGTCGAGCCAGCAGCTCGACCTCTCGGTGCAGCATGACGAGCCGGCCGGCGGCATCCTCGCCCGCCTCGCCAATCTGCCCGGCCTGCCACCGGTCAAGCTCGACCTTGCCGGCACCGGCCGCCTCGACGACTGGCGCGGGCGCATCGCCTTCGATGCCGGTCCCGACATCAACGCCCGTGGCGACGCCATCCTGTCGCGCGATGCCCAGATCCGCCGCCTCGGCCTCAGGCTCGATGCCCGCATCGAGAACCTGTTGCCGCCCGGCGTCTCGACCGTCTTCGCCGGCGCGACGAAGCTCGAGGGCCGCATCGTCTTCGGCGATGATGGCGGCTATGCCATCGAGGCCTTCCGCCTCGCCTCCGACATCGCCGAACTGACGGCGGCCGGCTATCTCACCGCCCGCAACGAGCTGAACGTCACCGCCCGCGGCCGCGCCCTGCCCAATGCCGGCGGCGCCACCGCCCGCGGCTCTGCCCGCATCGAGCGCCTGATCTTCGACATGAGCGCCATGGGCGCCCTCGACGCCCCGCGGGTGGAGGGCAAGCTCAACCTCGCTGGCCTGGACGGGCCCGGCGCGAAGATCGGCAGCATGAGCGCCCTGATCGCCGCCGAGCCAGAGGCGGCAGGCTCCAAGCGCTATCGCGTCGATGCCGACGGGGCGGTCGAGGGTCTCGTCCTTGCCGATGCCGGCGTCTCCGAGGCCATCGGCCCGCGTGCCTCGGTGAAGCTGCGGGCGGTGGTCACCGAGGAGGCGATCACCGACGTCTCGGAGTTCACGCTCGCCTCGCCGAACCTGCGCCTCGCCTTCACCGGCCGCAGCGGCGCCAAGCTGCTGGAAGGCCAGGTCCAGGCCGACATCCTCCGCCTCTCGGCCCTGTCGCGGCTCGCCGGCCGGCCGCTCTCCGGCCAGGGCTATGTGGCGGCGACGCTGTCCGGCGACCCGTCGCAGGGCCTCACCCGCGCCGTGCTCAACGGCCGCGCCACCGAACTCGCCCTCGGCCACCCGGTCGCCGACCGCGTCATCGGGCGGCAGGCGAGCCTTGCCGGCACCATCATCCGCCGCCGCGCCGTCATGACGTTCGAAGGCGTGACGCTGAGCGGCCGCCATGTCACCGCCGGCCTCGACGGCACGATGGGCGATGGCCGCATCGCCATGCGCGCGGCTTTGGCCCTGCCCGATCTCTCGCAGGTGGACGGCCAGCTGGCCGGGGCCGGCCGCGCCGATGCCACGCTCAGCGGCGACCTCATCGACCCCGACATGGTCCTGCGCCTTGCCGCCCCCAATGCCCGCGCGCTCAACCGCCCGATCCGCGACCTCGCCCTCAGCATCGACGCCAAGACCATCGCGTCCCGCCCGGCCCTCACCCTGACCGGCCGCGGCGACATCGATGGCAAGCCCCTGACGGCGGATGCGGTCGCCCGCAGCGAGGGCGCTGGCTGGGTCCTCGACCGGCTGGCACTGCGCCTTGGCTCGGTGACGGCGGAGGGCCAGGGCCGAACCGGTCCCGGCAAGCTCGCCAGAGGCCGCATGACCATCGCCGCCGGCGACCTCGACGACCTGTCTCCCCTCGTCCTCACCCGCCTCTCGGGAAGCCTGCGCGCCACCCTCGTCGCCGATGCCACCGGCGGCCGCCAGTCCATCGCGGTGCAGGGCGACGGCCAGCGCCTGGTTTTCGGAGCCGCCAGCCTCAACATCCTGCGCGCCGACCTCCGCGGCGATGACCTCTATGGCCGCCCGCGCCTCCAGGGCGAGGCGACCGTCGACCGCCTGGTCGCCGGCGGCGAGACCGTCGAGCGCATCGAGCTGAAAGCCACCGGCAGCGGCGAGGCGACCGACCTGACGCTCGCCGCCCGCGCCCGCGGTTTCCTGCTGGCGAGCAATGGCCGCCTCATCCCCGGATCGCCGAACCGCCTCGACCTCGCAAGCTTCACCGCCACCCGGCAGGGCGCCCGCATCGCCCTCGCCCGTCCGGCGACCCTCACCTTCGAGGGCGCCGAGATCCGCACGGAGCGGCTGACGCTCGCCCTGCAGGGCGGCGAGGTGGAGGTCACCGGCACGCTGGGCGCCCAGCTCGACGCCACCGTCCAGGCCCGCCGCGTGCCGCTTGCCGCCATCGACATCCTCGCGCCCGGCACCGGCCTTGCCGGCACCCTCGATGCCCGCGCCACGCTGCGGGGACCGGCTGCAGCGCCCCGCGGGCCCTTCAAGGCGACGGTGCGTGGCTTTGCGGCGCCCGCCACCCGCAATGCCGGCGTGCCCGCCCTCGACATCACCGCCCGCGGCGAGGCGCGGGGCGAGCGCGCCAGCCTCGACGCGACCATCAATGGCGGGCGGACCATCGCGCTCACCGTTGCCGGTTCGGTGCCCATGACCGCCACAGGCGCCCTCGATCTTGCCGTCCGGGGCACACTCGACGCGGCCCTCGCCAATGCCCAGCTCGCCGGCTCCGGCCAGCGCGTCACCGGCCGCCTCGCCGTCGACGGCGCGCTGCGCGGCACCGCCACCCGTCCGGACATCCAGGGCGCCGCGACGCTCTCCGGCGGCTCGTTCAGCGATCCCCTTAACGGCATCGCCTTCACCGCCATCGAGGGCCGCGTCACCGGCCGCGGCACCGACATCGTCGTCGAACGCCTCACCGCACGGGCGAAGAACGGCGGCACGGTGGCGCTCACCGGCCGCGTCAGCGCCGATCCGCTGCGCAACTTCCCCGCCGACCTCAAGGTCACCGCCCGCAATGCCGAGCTGGTGTCGAGCGACGTGATGCAGATGACCGCGAGCCTCGACCTCGCGGTGACCGGACCGCTGGCGACCACGCCGCGCCTCTCGGGGCGGATCGATGTCGCGACCATCGAGGTGCGCGTGCCGGACCGGCTGCCCTCCAATGCCGAGCCGTTGCGTGATGCCCGCCATGTCGGCGCCCCGGCGCAGACCCGCGCCCGCCTCGCCCAGCTGGCCCGCCAGCGCGCCGCGGCCGCGACGCGTGGCCGGGCGCCGTTCAACGCGACGCTCGATGTGGTGCTCGACGCGCCGGGCCGGGTCTTCGTGCGCGGCCGTGGCATCGACGCCGAGCTCGGCGGCGAGCTGCGCCTCGCCGGCACCACCCGCGACATGCGCGCCAATGGCGCCTTCGAGATGCGCCGCGGCCGCCTCTCGCTCCTCACCCAGCGGCTCGACTTCACCCGCGGCCGCGTCACGTTCGGCGGCGGCGACCTGGTCCCCGACCTCGATTTCGTCGCGGAGACGCGGGCAACCGACATCACCGCCAGCATCGGCATCACCGGCCGGGCCACGCAGCCCGAGTTCACGCTCACCTCGACGCCCACCCTGCCCCAGGACGAGGTGCTCTCGCGCCTGCTGTTCCAGCGCGCCGCCGCGGGCCTCTCGCCCTTCCAGGCCGTGCAGCTTGCCCAGGCCGTGGCGATCCTCTCGGGTAGCGGCGGGGCCGATGCCTTCGAGGCGACGCGCCGGGCGCTCGGCGTCGACAATCTCGACGTCACCACCGGCGCTTCGGGCCCGACCGTCGGTGTCTCGCGTGCCATCAACGAGCGCGTGCGGGTCGGCGTACGCACCGGCGCCAAGCCTGAGAACAGCGCCATCGGCGTCGACATCGACCTCACCCGCCGCATCCGCATCCAGACGGAGATCGGCGCGGACGGGCGCGCCGCCGCCGGCATCGGCGCCGAGGTGGAGTGGTGA